One Kangiella geojedonensis DNA segment encodes these proteins:
- a CDS encoding C15 family peptidase encodes MRILYLALTLLLATPALFACTELTIEEKRLAEAAEQLPEVVSRYDETVETFKRELRNSPGFDKTLAMTTQYAEALWQIAVKDLQASDSTFDDRPLYWARLKMTKALRTEELVKPLEESQIHELETIIDQVSRGYSTLSFNQDSDIKILITGFDPFLLDRNIKQSNPSGVAALRLDNTIIESGDKTIEIQAAMFPVRYQDFDEGIVEKVVEPFLENNSIDMLATISMGREHFDLEHFPGRRRSSSAPDNNNIYSGGSAAKPVIGKIGEKHLEGPEFVEFSLPYEAMMKTEGKYKINDNREVTTIEKTFKPNSLEELKDAIAVEGGGGGYLSNEISYRTVNLGNKLGTKVPTGHIHTPRIKEFDKTVIKEIVEQIKEMLVNGVTQPEK; translated from the coding sequence ATGCGCATACTATATCTAGCGCTAACATTACTGTTAGCAACGCCCGCACTATTTGCTTGCACCGAGCTTACAATTGAAGAGAAGCGCTTAGCCGAAGCGGCAGAACAACTCCCCGAGGTTGTAAGCCGCTATGACGAGACGGTAGAAACTTTTAAACGCGAACTCAGAAACAGCCCAGGCTTTGATAAGACGCTCGCCATGACCACCCAATACGCAGAGGCGTTGTGGCAAATAGCAGTCAAAGATTTACAGGCATCGGACTCGACATTTGACGATCGCCCGCTTTACTGGGCTCGCTTGAAAATGACCAAAGCCCTGCGCACAGAAGAGCTTGTTAAACCACTTGAAGAGTCACAAATACATGAACTGGAAACCATCATTGATCAAGTTTCCAGAGGCTACAGCACCTTAAGCTTTAATCAAGATTCAGATATTAAAATTCTAATCACTGGCTTTGACCCTTTTCTACTCGACAGGAATATCAAGCAAAGCAACCCTTCTGGAGTCGCGGCACTTCGCTTAGATAACACCATCATCGAAAGCGGTGACAAAACCATCGAAATCCAAGCGGCCATGTTCCCCGTACGCTACCAAGATTTTGATGAAGGTATCGTCGAGAAAGTCGTCGAACCCTTCTTAGAAAACAATTCCATCGACATGCTCGCCACCATCAGTATGGGCCGTGAGCATTTTGATTTAGAACATTTCCCAGGACGTCGCCGCTCGTCCTCAGCACCTGATAACAATAATATCTACTCAGGTGGTTCAGCAGCAAAACCGGTTATCGGCAAAATAGGTGAAAAGCACTTAGAGGGCCCAGAGTTTGTTGAGTTTTCGCTACCCTATGAAGCCATGATGAAAACCGAGGGTAAGTATAAAATTAACGATAATCGAGAAGTCACAACGATTGAAAAAACCTTCAAGCCCAATAGCTTAGAAGAATTAAAAGACGCAATAGCCGTCGAAGGCGGCGGTGGTGGCTATCTCTCCAATGAAATCTCTTACCGAACCGTCAATCTCGGCAATAAGCTTGGTACTAAAGTCCCCACAGGGCATATTCACACACCGCGAATTAAAGAGTTTGATAAAACAGTTATTAAAGAAATCGTAGAGCAGATAAAAGAGATGTTGGTAAATGGCGTTACGCAACCTGAGAAATAA
- the sdhC gene encoding succinate dehydrogenase, cytochrome b556 subunit, translated as MIKKRPKNLDLTTVRFPVPAISSILHRITGVVLFIAVPILLWMLQKSFDSAGYAELQSMFTESFLWQFILWAILTSVAYHVIAGVRHLLMDLGIGESLEGGRRGAWSVLVLSAIAAALLGVWVW; from the coding sequence GTGATTAAAAAGAGACCAAAAAACTTAGACCTTACTACGGTAAGGTTTCCTGTGCCTGCAATATCATCAATCTTGCATCGTATTACGGGTGTTGTTCTATTCATTGCTGTACCAATCCTTTTATGGATGCTGCAAAAGTCGTTTGATAGCGCCGGCTACGCCGAGCTGCAATCGATGTTCACTGAATCATTCCTATGGCAATTTATCCTGTGGGCAATTTTAACGTCGGTGGCTTATCACGTTATTGCCGGTGTCCGTCATTTATTAATGGACCTAGGAATTGGCGAGTCGCTTGAAGGCGGTCGTCGAGGTGCTTGGAGTGTTTTAGTCCTTTCAGCTATTGCAGCAGCATTATTAGGAGTTTGGGTATGGTAA
- a CDS encoding sugar-transfer associated ATP-grasp domain-containing protein has protein sequence MLKNLNRPSVWFALLGLTLLALHFWWQPSHVKQLGAELLHRYSLTMTFDAGNEDIVNRTYLPLTNDRQEVVNESLQSGTLEFTNDESLVGRQGIWTGFSTTPIRYSAIISSREQKYEIDPELDIPTDYPPHLKRWLEPTDVIQVNDPRILELWMNIQPKERKLLSTLRAIHDYTYNEIEGAPFKGTTDAITTMILKRASCNGKSRLFAALARLNGIPTRLVGGVILETSKKKTSHQWVEAYVQGHWVPFDPLNDYFAQIPHHYLELYIDDQALFSHTRNINFDYIFDIKREHIAAPLLRFDNDEGAFFNAASLLAKLGIENKTAGIFLLFPFVALLISFARNVFGIKTFGIFMPMLVSAACVYTGFWMGLIGFIGVLLTAWLGQMYFDKHKLLKIPRLAAIITLNTILFIGIFMVLGEQTPLQMGMMTLFPVVIISFIAERLSNMTQDNNWGELFITSMGSIVMITVCYLAFSSITLQSFFALFPETLLLVMAAQIFIGQWTGLRISEYMRFKGINKQNNTLGINQRNRDYVYRLNERKLLQLAIDKIETKKVLLQHGVPVPQTLDMCDSFRNLDEFVEHLRDFNSFVVKPNRGSQGNGILVIVKNDDGTFVTTSGKRLSLVDIRYHVSEIITGNFAQDGQPDTAYIEPLLIEHHGISKIANLGLSDIRVILCNQKIISCMLRVPTKLSDGKANLHQGAIGLSVDIETGITTKCSFKGKELKAHPDTGYDIVGVQVPFWNKIKQIAENSQKAIPLGYIGVDICIDEKLGPMVLEVNGRPGLEIQNVQHKGFSGEMETARDNT, from the coding sequence ATGCTAAAAAATCTAAATCGACCTTCAGTATGGTTTGCCTTGCTTGGTTTGACCTTGCTTGCCCTACACTTTTGGTGGCAGCCATCGCACGTAAAACAGCTCGGTGCTGAGTTACTGCACCGCTACTCTTTAACCATGACTTTTGATGCGGGTAACGAAGATATCGTCAACCGCACCTACCTTCCTTTGACCAATGATCGCCAAGAAGTGGTCAATGAGTCATTGCAGTCGGGAACCCTAGAGTTCACTAACGATGAATCTCTGGTCGGTCGTCAAGGTATTTGGACGGGCTTTTCAACTACGCCAATCCGCTACAGCGCCATCATTTCGTCTCGTGAACAAAAGTATGAAATTGATCCTGAGTTGGACATCCCTACTGACTACCCGCCGCATTTAAAGCGCTGGTTGGAGCCAACTGACGTTATTCAGGTCAATGACCCGCGTATTCTAGAGTTGTGGATGAATATCCAGCCAAAGGAAAGAAAACTACTCTCAACCTTAAGGGCTATTCACGACTATACCTACAATGAAATTGAAGGCGCGCCTTTTAAAGGTACCACTGACGCCATCACCACAATGATATTGAAGCGTGCAAGCTGTAACGGTAAAAGCCGTCTATTCGCGGCTTTAGCACGTCTAAATGGAATTCCAACGCGCCTTGTTGGCGGTGTAATCCTCGAAACCAGCAAGAAGAAAACCTCACACCAATGGGTAGAAGCTTATGTTCAAGGTCACTGGGTTCCGTTTGATCCGCTCAATGATTACTTTGCGCAAATCCCGCACCATTACCTTGAGCTTTATATCGACGATCAAGCGCTCTTTAGTCATACCCGTAATATCAACTTTGATTACATTTTTGATATTAAACGTGAGCACATTGCTGCTCCGTTACTTCGCTTTGATAATGACGAAGGTGCTTTCTTTAATGCCGCCTCGCTACTGGCAAAACTCGGCATCGAGAATAAAACAGCAGGGATTTTCTTACTGTTTCCGTTCGTAGCCCTATTGATATCATTTGCTCGAAATGTCTTTGGCATCAAAACCTTTGGTATTTTCATGCCGATGCTGGTCTCAGCGGCTTGTGTTTATACTGGGTTCTGGATGGGCTTAATCGGCTTTATTGGCGTGCTTCTAACCGCTTGGTTAGGCCAGATGTACTTTGATAAACATAAGCTACTCAAAATACCTCGACTAGCAGCGATCATCACGCTAAACACCATCTTGTTTATTGGTATTTTCATGGTGCTTGGAGAGCAAACGCCATTACAGATGGGCATGATGACACTATTCCCTGTAGTTATTATCTCATTCATTGCTGAACGCTTAAGCAATATGACCCAAGATAACAACTGGGGTGAGCTCTTTATAACCAGCATGGGCAGTATTGTGATGATCACGGTTTGCTACTTGGCCTTCTCCTCTATCACTTTACAGAGTTTCTTTGCCTTGTTCCCAGAAACCTTACTACTCGTTATGGCCGCTCAGATCTTTATCGGTCAATGGACAGGTTTGCGTATTTCAGAATACATGCGCTTTAAAGGTATCAATAAGCAAAATAATACACTGGGAATTAACCAGCGTAACCGTGATTACGTTTATCGCCTTAACGAACGCAAATTACTTCAGTTAGCAATCGACAAAATCGAAACTAAAAAAGTACTGCTGCAACATGGCGTCCCTGTACCGCAAACGCTGGACATGTGTGATAGCTTCAGAAATCTTGATGAGTTTGTTGAACACTTAAGAGACTTCAATAGTTTTGTAGTGAAGCCAAACCGCGGCTCACAAGGTAACGGCATCTTAGTCATTGTGAAAAATGACGATGGCACGTTTGTCACCACCTCAGGCAAGCGCTTGAGTCTGGTTGATATTCGCTACCATGTGTCTGAGATTATTACTGGTAACTTTGCTCAGGATGGTCAACCAGACACAGCTTATATCGAACCACTTTTGATTGAACACCATGGTATCTCTAAAATTGCCAATTTAGGCTTAAGTGATATCCGAGTTATTTTGTGTAATCAAAAAATCATCAGCTGTATGTTGCGAGTTCCAACCAAACTTTCCGACGGTAAAGCCAACCTTCACCAAGGTGCGATCGGCCTGAGCGTGGACATTGAAACCGGCATCACGACTAAGTGTAGTTTTAAAGGTAAAGAGCTCAAAGCTCACCCTGATACTGGCTATGATATCGTTGGTGTACAGGTTCCATTCTGGAATAAAATCAAGCAGATAGCAGAGAACTCTCAAAAAGCCATCCCGCTTGGTTACATTGGCGTTGATATTTGTATTGATGAAAAGTTGGGACCTATGGTGCTTGAGGTCAATGGTCGACCTGGCTTAGAAATACAAAACGTTCAGCACAAAGGTTTTTCTGGAGAAATGGAGACGGCACGTGACAACACCTAA
- a CDS encoding CBU_0585 family protein, translating into MSQRNNDKTSDSDKQKVTKSGYKSEITQFLEELDETIQPDSPARQAERQKYEEINAKRDNPDYEEKQSKLWKGF; encoded by the coding sequence ATGAGTCAACGAAATAACGATAAGACTAGTGATAGCGATAAGCAGAAAGTCACTAAGTCTGGCTACAAAAGCGAGATTACTCAGTTTCTTGAAGAGCTTGATGAGACCATTCAGCCAGACTCCCCTGCCCGCCAAGCTGAGCGACAAAAATACGAAGAGATTAACGCCAAACGCGATAATCCCGATTACGAAGAAAAACAATCCAAATTATGGAAAGGTTTTTAA
- the asnS gene encoding asparagine--tRNA ligase, with protein sequence MLVTIVDALAGKPGIGEEVTVQGWVRTRRDSKAGLSFINVHDGSCFNPIQAVVDNTIENYSSEVIKLTAGCAVKITGKLVESQGKGQSFEIQATTVEVLGWVEDPDTYPMQPKRHSMEFLRDNAHLRPRTNISGAVARVRNTIAQAVHRFFHENGFNWIHTPIITASDAEGAGEMFRVSTLDQMNLPKDDKGNIDYSKDFFGSESFLTVSGQLNVEAYCMAMSKVYTFGPTFRAENSNTSRHLAEFWMVEPEIAFADLNDNADLAEDMMRYVFEAVLNEREDDMEFFQQRVDSECINRLRNVIDNKFERMDYTDVIDILKKSDKKFEYPVEWGIDLQSEHERFIAEEHVGRPTVVMNYPKDIKAFYMRLNDDEKTVAAMDVLAPGIGEIIGGAQREERLDVLDKRIAEMGLPAEHYWWYRDLRRYGTVPHAGFGLGFDRCVSYVTGVANIRDVIPFPRVPNNVKF encoded by the coding sequence ATGTTAGTAACTATTGTCGATGCCCTAGCGGGGAAACCAGGCATTGGTGAAGAAGTCACCGTCCAAGGGTGGGTTCGCACTCGTCGCGACTCAAAAGCTGGATTATCATTCATCAACGTGCATGATGGCAGCTGTTTTAATCCTATCCAAGCCGTGGTCGACAATACTATTGAGAATTACAGCTCTGAAGTGATTAAGTTAACCGCTGGTTGCGCCGTAAAAATCACCGGTAAATTGGTCGAGTCGCAAGGCAAAGGTCAGTCGTTTGAAATCCAAGCGACAACAGTTGAAGTATTAGGCTGGGTTGAAGATCCTGACACCTACCCAATGCAGCCTAAGCGCCACAGCATGGAGTTTTTACGTGATAACGCTCACCTACGCCCTCGTACTAATATTTCAGGTGCCGTAGCACGCGTGCGCAACACTATCGCGCAGGCCGTTCACCGTTTCTTCCATGAAAACGGCTTTAACTGGATTCATACGCCGATCATCACCGCCTCGGACGCCGAAGGCGCTGGTGAAATGTTCCGTGTCAGTACGCTGGATCAAATGAACCTGCCGAAAGATGACAAAGGCAACATTGATTACAGCAAAGACTTCTTTGGTTCAGAGTCGTTCCTAACGGTTTCTGGCCAGTTAAACGTCGAAGCTTATTGTATGGCCATGTCAAAGGTGTATACCTTTGGCCCGACGTTCCGTGCGGAAAACTCAAACACCAGCCGCCACTTAGCGGAGTTCTGGATGGTTGAGCCGGAAATTGCGTTTGCCGACTTGAACGATAACGCTGATCTAGCAGAAGACATGATGCGTTACGTGTTCGAAGCGGTATTAAACGAGCGTGAAGACGACATGGAGTTCTTCCAGCAACGCGTCGACAGCGAATGCATCAATCGTTTACGCAACGTTATCGACAATAAATTCGAGCGCATGGACTACACTGACGTGATCGACATCCTGAAAAAGTCAGACAAAAAGTTCGAATATCCGGTTGAATGGGGTATTGACCTACAGTCTGAGCATGAGCGTTTCATCGCTGAAGAGCATGTAGGCCGCCCTACCGTTGTGATGAACTACCCGAAAGACATCAAAGCCTTCTACATGCGTCTTAACGATGACGAGAAAACCGTTGCCGCGATGGACGTTCTAGCACCGGGCATTGGTGAAATCATCGGTGGCGCACAGCGTGAGGAGCGTTTAGACGTTCTCGATAAGCGTATTGCAGAGATGGGCTTACCGGCTGAGCATTACTGGTGGTACCGTGACCTACGTCGTTATGGCACAGTGCCTCACGCAGGTTTCGGCTTAGGTTTCGACCGTTGCGTGTCTTACGTTACGGGCGTCGCCAATATTCGTGATGTTATTCCGTTCCCTCGGGTACCGAATAACGTGAAGTTCTAA
- the gltA gene encoding citrate synthase codes for MSDKTAKLSLPNGEELTLDVLTPSLGKDVVAVGALGKAGYFTYDPGYVSTGACESKITYIDGAKGQLLYRGYPIEQLADNSNFEEVAYLLLNGELPNKEQYDEFVAKINNHTMLHEQMMSFFNGFRRDAHPMAIMVSVVGALSAFYHDSLDINNPQHRDISALRLISKVPTIAAMCYRYSVGHPFVYPTNDMSLAENFLNMMFSMPSEDNWKPDPVLVKAMDRIFVLHADHEQNASTSTVRLAGSSGANPFAAIASGIACLWGPAHGGANEACLNMLREIGDVKNIPEYVKRAKDKNDPFRLMGFGHRVYKNFDPRAKVMRESAHEVLELLGKHDDPTFKVALELEKIALEDPYFVEKKLYPNVDFYSGVILDAIGIPTNMFTVIFALSRTVGWVSQWNEMMGESSRKIGRPRQLYTGEKARDYVDINTRK; via the coding sequence ATGTCGGATAAAACAGCTAAACTTAGCCTACCAAATGGCGAGGAACTCACCCTAGACGTGCTAACACCAAGTCTAGGTAAAGACGTCGTTGCCGTTGGTGCATTAGGGAAAGCGGGTTATTTCACTTATGACCCGGGCTATGTATCTACTGGTGCCTGTGAATCAAAGATCACTTATATTGATGGTGCCAAAGGACAGCTACTTTATCGCGGTTATCCGATCGAACAGTTAGCGGATAACTCAAATTTTGAAGAAGTTGCCTATTTACTACTTAATGGCGAACTACCTAATAAAGAGCAATACGACGAATTCGTCGCGAAAATTAACAACCACACCATGCTTCATGAGCAAATGATGAGCTTTTTCAACGGCTTCCGCCGCGATGCTCACCCAATGGCTATTATGGTATCGGTTGTTGGCGCACTTTCAGCCTTCTATCACGATTCATTGGATATTAATAACCCGCAACATCGTGATATCAGTGCATTGCGCTTAATTTCTAAAGTGCCAACTATCGCCGCTATGTGCTATCGCTACTCTGTAGGCCACCCGTTTGTTTATCCAACGAACGACATGAGCCTTGCTGAAAACTTCTTGAACATGATGTTTAGCATGCCTTCAGAAGATAACTGGAAGCCAGATCCGGTATTAGTGAAAGCGATGGACCGCATTTTTGTACTACACGCTGATCACGAGCAAAACGCTTCAACGTCGACGGTACGCCTAGCCGGTTCATCAGGCGCGAACCCATTCGCAGCAATCGCATCAGGTATTGCTTGCCTGTGGGGCCCTGCTCACGGCGGTGCCAACGAAGCATGCTTGAACATGTTACGTGAAATTGGCGATGTTAAGAACATCCCTGAGTACGTGAAGCGTGCGAAAGACAAAAACGATCCGTTCCGTCTAATGGGCTTTGGTCACCGTGTCTATAAAAACTTTGACCCACGCGCTAAAGTCATGCGTGAAAGTGCTCACGAGGTTCTTGAGTTACTGGGCAAGCATGATGACCCTACGTTTAAGGTTGCATTAGAGCTTGAGAAAATCGCGCTTGAAGATCCTTACTTCGTCGAGAAGAAGCTTTACCCTAACGTCGATTTCTACTCAGGCGTTATTCTAGACGCGATTGGTATCCCAACTAATATGTTCACGGTAATCTTCGCATTATCGCGTACCGTAGGCTGGGTATCACAGTGGAACGAAATGATGGGTGAGTCTAGCCGTAAAATCGGCCGCCCTCGTCAGTTATACACGGGTGAGAAAGCACGTGATTACGTTGACATTAACACAAGAAAATAA
- a CDS encoding GAF domain-containing protein gives MFELDSSQIEEYRKDKPEYYRQLALQLGALLGEDTNVVTNMAQTSAFIYQMVPDLNWSGFYVANPDKPNHLILGPYQGKVACVHIPFGRGVCGAAAESQQTQLIKDVNQFSGHIACDAASQSEVVVPLIVDGVVKGVLDIDSPLVERFDKDDARGFESLAQVFIEKSDL, from the coding sequence ATGTTCGAGCTTGATAGTAGCCAGATTGAAGAATATCGAAAAGACAAACCTGAATATTATCGCCAGTTAGCGTTACAGCTTGGCGCGTTATTAGGGGAAGACACCAATGTTGTGACCAATATGGCGCAAACGTCGGCTTTTATCTATCAAATGGTCCCAGATTTGAATTGGTCCGGATTTTATGTGGCTAATCCAGACAAGCCTAACCACCTAATTCTAGGGCCATATCAGGGCAAAGTTGCCTGCGTACATATTCCGTTTGGGCGAGGCGTTTGTGGTGCGGCAGCTGAAAGTCAGCAGACCCAGTTAATCAAAGACGTCAATCAATTCAGTGGGCACATTGCTTGTGATGCTGCGTCACAAAGTGAAGTGGTGGTGCCGTTGATCGTTGATGGTGTTGTAAAGGGTGTGTTGGATATCGACAGCCCACTCGTCGAACGATTTGATAAAGATGATGCAAGGGGCTTTGAGTCTCTCGCTCAGGTCTTTATCGAGAAGAGTGACCTTTAA
- a CDS encoding tetratricopeptide repeat protein → MTTPKYNKGLSAPALCAIALLLTIGLVIIERNEREVINDGTLIQIDVDDGSSESVDSGSDDDEFDIPAPSPEDQADQDDITEDVVKETVLALSDMDFSKKVLWRIHRIDPLKGFSEGDKNKILFKAALQFFSNGDYEKTHTLIGKLPRSMRHQERPGFYYALALTKDNKTERAIRAYQGQLERFPHHQASAINYGLLLNDAKEYEKAVKAFKYAINTTSGRRKAKSYRNLGEAYYKLGKYEEAAKRFSKSIEYQPTNSTTWLSLAEAQQEIPKFSQEEVLETYRKSVSLAPNRYKPALKRANYLFSQLMFAKAEEGYKEARKRSSDIVETALMQSINYLAAGNLERADKIASGIKQPDNDEEQLIELIKALSDEEYDKAEDIAKDIEKEKKFDNEELYQYLRLKLAVIQKDKKYLDGLDKDIFEHPVVGWPSQLEYARGLLLTEAYQEAQAVAETIAEKLPNSAEAHLINGQLQLHNGEQVAGFNSLKHAFNIYPESRRVAFIYAKESFKFERYQEAINIINKLLENHSKDIEALELKAQAHHAIGQNDLARAAYTEAFELDEKNLHSAFALAKLESDLGNKQESLVILKDLLDRDSSYIDARELRAKIHCAAREYDECINESKKLLALDKDNEVAKKLIEKHADKVDSKASDKNSPQNNSEADTEEEQPDSQSSDKESDDKPDSEDDDQKQKKSDGDKKDD, encoded by the coding sequence GTGACAACACCTAAATATAATAAAGGGCTGTCAGCACCGGCATTATGTGCGATTGCCCTACTTCTAACTATTGGTTTAGTCATTATTGAACGCAATGAACGCGAAGTCATTAATGACGGTACCCTGATCCAAATTGACGTTGACGATGGCTCAAGCGAAAGCGTTGACTCGGGTAGTGATGACGATGAATTTGATATTCCTGCACCGAGTCCAGAGGATCAAGCCGATCAAGATGATATTACTGAAGATGTGGTAAAAGAAACCGTTTTGGCACTCTCAGATATGGATTTTTCAAAGAAAGTACTGTGGAGAATACACCGCATTGATCCCTTAAAAGGCTTCAGCGAAGGCGACAAAAACAAAATATTGTTTAAAGCCGCCCTGCAGTTTTTCTCTAATGGTGATTATGAAAAAACACATACACTGATTGGCAAGCTACCTCGCTCTATGCGTCACCAGGAACGTCCAGGGTTTTATTACGCTCTGGCGTTAACGAAAGATAACAAAACCGAGCGAGCTATTCGTGCCTACCAAGGACAACTCGAACGCTTCCCACATCATCAAGCAAGTGCCATTAACTATGGCCTCTTGCTGAACGATGCTAAAGAGTACGAAAAAGCTGTAAAAGCTTTTAAGTATGCGATTAATACCACCAGTGGTCGCCGTAAAGCGAAGTCTTACCGAAACCTTGGTGAAGCTTATTACAAACTCGGTAAATACGAAGAAGCCGCTAAACGCTTCAGTAAATCTATTGAGTACCAGCCGACTAACAGCACTACCTGGTTAAGCTTGGCTGAAGCCCAACAAGAAATCCCTAAGTTTTCACAAGAAGAAGTGCTTGAAACCTATCGCAAGTCTGTTTCTTTAGCCCCAAACCGTTACAAACCAGCGCTTAAACGAGCCAATTACTTGTTCTCCCAATTGATGTTTGCCAAAGCCGAAGAGGGTTATAAGGAAGCTCGAAAGCGCTCTAGCGACATAGTAGAAACAGCCTTGATGCAAAGCATTAACTATTTAGCGGCTGGAAATCTTGAACGTGCAGACAAAATTGCCAGCGGTATTAAACAGCCTGACAATGACGAAGAACAACTCATCGAATTGATCAAAGCTCTTAGTGACGAAGAGTACGATAAAGCCGAAGACATCGCTAAAGATATCGAGAAAGAGAAAAAGTTTGATAATGAAGAACTTTATCAATACTTACGGCTAAAGCTAGCAGTTATCCAAAAAGACAAAAAGTACCTTGATGGACTGGATAAAGATATCTTTGAGCATCCCGTCGTTGGTTGGCCGAGCCAGTTAGAGTACGCACGCGGCCTACTCTTAACGGAAGCGTATCAGGAAGCTCAAGCAGTTGCAGAGACTATTGCAGAAAAACTGCCTAACAGCGCTGAGGCTCATTTAATTAATGGTCAATTACAATTGCACAATGGCGAGCAAGTTGCTGGTTTTAATAGCCTCAAGCATGCTTTTAATATTTATCCAGAAAGCAGACGCGTGGCTTTTATTTACGCTAAAGAAAGCTTCAAGTTCGAGCGTTACCAAGAAGCTATTAATATCATCAATAAGCTTCTTGAGAATCACTCTAAAGATATCGAGGCGTTAGAACTTAAAGCGCAAGCACACCACGCAATTGGGCAAAACGATCTCGCCCGAGCGGCTTACACAGAAGCTTTTGAGCTTGATGAAAAGAACCTGCACTCTGCATTTGCGCTAGCAAAGCTTGAGTCAGACCTAGGCAATAAGCAAGAAAGCTTGGTCATTCTGAAAGACCTGCTCGACCGTGATAGTTCTTACATTGATGCCCGTGAGTTGCGTGCTAAAATCCACTGCGCAGCACGTGAATACGATGAATGTATAAACGAGTCTAAAAAGCTTCTGGCTCTCGACAAAGACAACGAAGTCGCTAAGAAGTTAATAGAAAAACACGCTGACAAAGTTGACAGTAAGGCATCAGACAAAAACAGCCCGCAAAACAACAGCGAGGCCGATACCGAAGAAGAACAACCGGATAGTCAATCATCTGACAAGGAGTCGGATGACAAGCCTGACAGTGAGGATGACGATCAAAAACAAAAGAAAAGTGATGGTGATAAAAAAGACGACTAA
- a CDS encoding DUF1289 domain-containing protein, with protein sequence MSISTKGKRSPTASPCIGTCSTVLGDEVCRGCGRTFDEVLNWHNFSDNEKKAVNFRLKMEGKLKF encoded by the coding sequence GTGTCCATTTCCACCAAAGGCAAACGTAGCCCAACCGCCTCACCTTGCATCGGTACCTGTAGCACCGTTTTAGGTGACGAAGTCTGTCGTGGCTGTGGTAGAACCTTTGATGAGGTCCTAAATTGGCATAATTTTTCTGATAATGAAAAAAAAGCGGTCAATTTCCGTCTAAAAATGGAAGGCAAATTAAAGTTCTAA
- a CDS encoding tryptophan 2,3-dioxygenase family protein — MQKNVKPCYYADYLQLDKLLDAQHPESTKYGAEAHDETLFIIVHQAYELWFKQVLHEIHAILPVLSQDPVNEDQLSTVNLRIERIHRIQEVLVDQIDILETMTPLDFLDFRDYLIPASGFQSIQFKEIEILLGLKSEFRINFDKKSFYNRLNEKDRNYLLNLEEQPSLFDAVEHWLERMPFLEFGDFKFWQMYKDAVEDMLKHDEQVIKDADYLTDAEKTFQLNDLSNTRSNFDALFDKDKYQELKQQGRFRLSQEATLSALFINLYREQPMLNSPFRLLQGLIDIDEKFTTWRYRHTTMVHRMLGTKIGTGGSSGHDYLKQTTQNNRFFRDLFNLTTFLIPRSSLPELPPEVIKAVNFHL, encoded by the coding sequence ATGCAAAAGAACGTTAAACCTTGTTATTACGCCGATTACTTACAACTGGATAAGTTGCTCGACGCACAACATCCAGAAAGTACAAAGTATGGCGCTGAAGCTCACGATGAGACTTTATTCATTATTGTGCACCAAGCCTATGAGCTGTGGTTCAAGCAAGTGTTGCATGAGATCCATGCTATTCTTCCTGTGCTGTCTCAAGATCCCGTCAATGAAGATCAGTTAAGCACCGTTAACCTTCGTATCGAGCGCATTCACCGTATCCAAGAAGTCTTGGTCGATCAAATCGATATCTTAGAAACCATGACACCACTGGATTTCCTCGATTTCCGTGACTACCTGATCCCAGCATCTGGTTTCCAGAGCATTCAGTTTAAGGAAATCGAAATCCTACTTGGCTTAAAATCTGAGTTTCGTATTAATTTTGATAAGAAATCGTTCTATAACCGCTTAAATGAAAAAGACCGCAACTATCTTCTCAACTTAGAAGAACAACCCAGCCTATTCGATGCGGTTGAACATTGGCTCGAACGAATGCCGTTTTTAGAGTTTGGTGATTTTAAATTCTGGCAAATGTATAAAGATGCAGTCGAAGACATGTTAAAACACGACGAGCAAGTAATTAAAGACGCGGACTATTTAACTGACGCTGAAAAGACCTTTCAACTGAACGACCTGTCTAATACACGCTCGAATTTTGATGCTTTGTTCGATAAAGACAAATACCAAGAACTCAAGCAACAGGGTCGTTTTAGACTAAGTCAGGAAGCTACCTTAAGCGCGTTATTTATTAACCTTTATCGAGAACAACCGATGCTTAACTCACCTTTCCGTTTACTGCAGGGCTTGATTGATATCGATGAGAAGTTTACCACTTGGCGTTACCGCCATACCACGATGGTGCATCGCATGCTAGGGACTAAAATTGGTACCGGAGGCTCTTCTGGCCACGACTACCTAAAGCAAACCACTCAGAACAACCGTTTTTTCAGAGATTTGTTTAATTTAACGACGTTCTTAATCCCACGCTCATCACTGCCTGAATTACCGCCGGAAGTCATTAAAGCGGTAAACTTTCACCTATAA